TAAAGCACTTTAAGTAAAGGAGCAGACCCCTTAATAGGGGATACAAATCATCATAAAATGAACCTGCGCTAAGAAGGGGACCATAAATGACAGGCCACAGAGGAGCGAGACCACCAGACCACCAACCAGTAGGAGAATTCAAACTCTGAGTGTTCAGTTAAAATGTAGCCATGTGTTTTGGGGGATTGAAGGTGAGTGGACCCCCCTGAGTGGGCGCAGTTGTGTTCACATCAAAAAGGTTCAACGTTGATTTATTGTCACGTGTGTAGAGGACGGTGACACACAACAGGTAACGTGTCACCACTGTCTACTCTGTGTCCCCTGGCACCGGGCTCCTCTCCCCGTGTCCACCGTCGTCACTTAACTCTTTTTTGCTGGCTCTTTGTTTGGTGACTTCATCTCTGGTCTTACCCACAGtctgccccctggtggcaccagaTATCTCGACACCCCCAGCTCTGTATGCTTTTGTAGTGGCGGACCTTCTCCACATAAGTACAGTAATCCTGTCCCACTGATTCCCAAGAGCCAACGGAGCCCTGAACAAAGTAGCCAAACCCTCCCACTCCAAGGGTCCCCTCGATTTGACCCCCCGACCTCTTTGTAACTTGGCCTTCTTTGCTTCCTCCGCAGCATTGACTCGACAGACGAAGGCGACTATCAGATCTGCTTCGACAACACGTTCAGCAAGTTCTCGGAGAAGATGGTCTTCTTTGAGGTGATCTTTGACTCTCCGCAGGAAAGTCAGGACGACTGGTCCCAGATGGTCCCACCTGAGGAGCTGCTGGACTACAAGCTTGAAGACATTCGGGTGGGTGCCCACTCTGCTGCTCATACATCTGCAGGCAGGCAGATGTCCGACAGATCTGAGTTAACCTTATGAGCCGATTGACCAGTGCTGCCGCTGGCACCCTTGGCATCGCTGACCTCTTGACCAATGGTGTCATAGGCACTCACTGGCACACTTGGCATCGCTGAGCTCTTGACCAGTGGTGCCATAAGCACTCACTGGCACACTTGGCATCGCTGAGCTCTTGACTAGTGCTGCCACTGGCACACTTGGCATCACCAAGCTGTTGACCAAAGGTGCCGCTGGCACTCTCTGGTACACttggcatcactgagctcttgaCCAATGGTGCTGCTGGCACACTTAGCATCACCAAGCTCTCAGGACGTCTTTGCTCTTTCCTGGTATTAGTGAGGTAAGCCAACTCTTGGGGCCCTGAGACCCCACAAAGAAGAGAAGTAGCCCCCAGCTACTAGAAATGGCGCCACCTGCTGCGCTGACTGACCCTTGCACAGTGCCAAAGACTTTACGGCGATGAGCCCCCCCAGTAACAAGCCCAGCGGCTTAGTGGTTGGTGGGTCAGCCAGGTGAGTCCTCACCTCTAAGTCGCTCGTTGACCCCCAAATAAGGCACGTGTGTGTATGAAGTGTTGCGGGGTGGTGCTCActgctgaaaggcgctatatgaaacgGGTCACTGAGTTCACCAAGTGATTTGAGCGGCCGATTACTAAACAGTAAAGTCCGAGGCGTTCACTCGATACTCGCAGATTTCTTGACTTTTATTAATTTCTCGCACCCTCCAGGAGTCCATAGAGTCGACGTGGAACCGGCTGGAGCGCAGCGTCCAGATCCAGACAGTACTGCGGGCGTTTGAGGCCCGCGACCGCAACCTCCAGGAGGACAATCTGTGGCGCGTGACCTTCTGGTCGGCCACCAACATGCTGGTCTTGGTCATAGTGGCCCTCGTGCAAGTCTACATGCTGAGAAGCCTCTTTGATGACAAGCGGAGAGTTCGCACGTAGCACCACGGGACGAGGACACGGCAGGGGACGGAGGGGGGGTCAAGGACACTCGTCCCGAGAAGGGGCGGGGGGGTGACGTAAGAGGGCATCCTGGGGAATGGGAgtagagggcttagtgtgggaaACGGGTGAACGACGACACGATGATCTGCTTAAAGGCCGGGAGTGAAGGCACTGCCATGTggactggcgtagtcggcaggatcaggCCAGTGGTGCCTCGGTGggatcttttcttcttttttttttttttgtgatcagtcATCTTTAATGTTGCTGGactcgttttgtttttttttttatattttatttttaaacatttcagaagTCTGACCTGCCAAAGAACAAATGAAAGTGAAAACCTccatctttatataaaaaaaaaaagtcgattTTGGGAGTTTGTCGTTTATGGAATAATGTTTTAAAAGCCATGCAAGGTAATAAAACTTTTACAATAAGGCCGTGCCCAGTGGGCACTTGAGGGCAAATGGGACGGCTAATGCTGGGCACCAACCTGGTGGTCCAACTGTTCAACGTTCTCCTTGTGACGCTCCTGTCCTTAATGGTGATGGATGGTGGGGGCCGCCTTTCTTCTAAAGAGTTGTTGGCAGCAGTGGGCACCAGGACCCTACTCAAGTTGGAGTTGCTGCGTCATCATTTAGCCCTCAATTTAAATGCCAAATGCCTCCCGGGGGCAAATAGCTTGCTAGCTTCTATGCACAGCAGATGTGAGCAACAGGTGTGACTTGGCCTACGGTGCGGGGGTCTCCGCCATCTTTTTAAGATTGTAGGGAAGTGAAATCCCCCAATGCCAATCTAAAGCATGGCACTTTAATGCCAGTTAATTTAACGTGTGGACTCTTCACAGACAAGTGACCCGCTTGGAATTTCAAGCTCGGACCCTGTCGTCCTAACCCCTGAGCCCCCCATCATGTATACTTCCTCACATTCCTGACTTGCCATGCTCTGAGTTGATGGCGGTCTGAGGTCTTCTGTGGTGCTGCCTTTGGAAATCAAACTCGGGCACACTAGGAGAACTTGCAAATGGGACATAAGGCCAGGCAGGGAGTTGAAGCCGAGACTCCAGGTGTGTATGGCAGGGTGGCATGAACCTCTGTGCCACCCTACTCAGTCAAGTACCCGCATTCAGTTAACCAAAGGTGAACACAGGGAGGCACccgtgctaaccactgtgccacccgactGTTTTCAGCTGACAAAAGGATTGTGTATGACGAtgggggagaacaggcaaacacCGCACAGATCTTGACTGAGCtgtgatttgaacccaagactctgGAGTAGTGAGACAAGGGCTCACTCTTCACCACCACTCTTAAGAATACGGAGAGAGTGGGCAATAGTGCACCCCCTACTGGACCTTGAAAGCATAATGCTGGCTGGCTGACATTTCCTCACCACTGCACTCCAAACGTCTGACAGCTGGGAGTAGTTAGAATACAGCAGCAACCAACAGTCACAGCGCCTCCTGGTGGCTAAGGCATCTCATGCCTTAGCCCCCTCCGAACTTTAAGTCCCAGGACTGCCCAATCGGGCCCCGAGCCCTGACTGCCTCTGTCGGCCGTTTAGACTTCCAGCCATCACAGCAGGAATCTGCAAAAGAAGCAAAGCAGCAGCCATTGATGAGGCGCCCTCTAGTGGCTAAGGGGCTCAACTGTGAAACAAAAGGATGGCTATCATTTCCTTAAACCTGAATGAGTCGCTTACTGTGCTTTCAGTTCAGCTTTGGCTTATAGaagaacacggggagaacatgcaaacaccacactgaTGCCTGAGGCTGCTGTTTGGACTTCACAGCAGGAATCTGCATTGATAAGAGGGCAGGGTGCCCTCTGGTGGCTGAGGTGCTCAACTGTGAAACAAAGGATTGGCTGTCTGTTCCATAATTCTGAACGCTTCGCTTGGTATGGTTGCAGTTAACAAACGGTTAGTCTTGACTTGTGGGAGAACACGGGGAGAGCATACAAACTGTACACTGATAGCaaccaggctgggatttgaacccaagaccaaGGAGAGCTGAGGCAGCGCTGCCTTTTCAGTCCTTGGCATCATCTCCTCACGTAACCTGCTGGCACTCACTGTGTGAATATGCAAGAAGCAGAGCTGACAGTTAGAGTGCCCCCTAGTGGAAAAAATGTTGAACTTCAGAAAGCTCAAGGCTGGCCATTCTCTAAGCCAGGACTGCTATGTTGATCCCCTCTTGTGAGACCCCGAGCGAGTCATTCAACCTGCCAGCACTGTCAGCCCAGGAACGACAAATGGCTGGATTAGTGACGATACATGACAGTCGGGGTGCCCCCTAGTGGTGCTGAAAGGTAAAACACATTCAAACCCCACTGGTGACAAactttttgtaaagtgttacgTGGTGGGTTTGActcggaaaggcgctatataaaatgaaaactgaatgaaTGACACAAAAAACCCACCGACTCCAGTGAGCCCGAGGCAGTCACTTAACTTGCCAGAATTCACAACGTAAAGAAACTGAGAATGAAACGGCAGAACGGTGCGCCCTCTAGTGGCCAAGGTGTTGAACTACAAATGACGGTCATTGAACCTGCCAGCAGACTCAATGGAAGACGAGAAGAGCACAAGTGATCAATAAAGGGAGACATGAAAGCCAGGGTGCCCCTCGTGGGGTCTCCGGTTCAAGCCGCTTACCTTCACATAATCCCACCATATGGCtcgcctattttttttttttttgtcaaatgttgtgtAAAGGGACGAAGGAAACCCAAAGGAGAAAACGAGCACCAAGCCAGACGGGTGGCTCCTTGTGGACTGGTGGGGCTGACGTCACAGAAGCAGACTGGGCAGCCACTTGATTTCTGATTTTGTATCCGAGTTTCCTGCggttttattttcatatactcATCCATCTTTGGCTTCAAACTGTGCCATCCCATCAGCGCTGGGCACAAAGGTGGATTCCACCTAGGAGGGGGCTCTTGGGTTTATTACAGTTTAGAGTAGGCGATTAAAATGGGTACAAACCACAATAACAACTGGGTGCCTGCGAGCTGTGAGGTGCCACCCATCCCCTGCCCATGCCACCCATTTAATTAGGCACAGATGCCCGCTTGTCTTTCATTGCTTTTTATTACAGATTGAAATCCAAGACTGCATAATCAGGTAAATCAAGAAAAGCCCAAGGAGCTTCGCCAAGCCCGACCCCTGCTGCCGCTCGTCAGGTGCCCCAGTGCCCACCCTTCTCCCACACCGGTGCCCAAAAGGTGAAGGGAAAAGAAGCCACGAAAATACACAAAGTGAGTCCCAAACCAAGAAGGTGGGCACGAGTACTCGGACTGAATGGCAGGAGGCAGACAGGAGTGTCACGTGAAGTGCAGTGCCAGGGCATTAAATGCCAGGGCAGCAGAGGGCACAAAATGGGATGAGAGGCCCGCAGTATGGACTGGACTGACTCCGCCCCCCTCCAAGGCATCAACAGGCCCCGCCCTCCTGGCATTGAAGATCCGATCCCCCACTCACTCCCCAGTCTGACGGTGAGGCcacagtgccccctgctggcagtGGAACGGTGGGCACCTTCTCAGTCTGCTTCCCTCACTAGATGGGGGGTTTCATCCCGGGTTGTCTCACATGCCGTCGACAGAAGGCTCCCACCTCCCTCGGGGGGCCACTTGAGATGTTCGCTCAGTTGTAACTTGGTCTCGATGGAGCGTTGGGGGCCGGGCGCCTGTGCAAAGAAAACGAGAAAGTTAAATCCTCCTGAGCCAAGGGGGTCCCTGCTGGCCCAGCCTTACCCCCAAGTACCTCATGTCATGGGGGCAAGCCTTAGTCTGTGTGTGACATAAAACGAGATGCCAGGGGACAAGCAGGCATCTTTTGGGGCCATGGTGGTCCTGCCTTTGAGCACTGAACATTCAGAAAGGTAGGGGGGCCCCCCTGCTGTCTGGGGTCCAACAATCATTTACTAACCTGCTAGGGTCAAGGGGAACTGGTGCCTACTGGGCAGCACTGGATGCCAACCCTAGAAGGAATGTCAGTCCACCAGAGGGTCCCCTGTACCCAAACTGGTCTACCAATGAGTCACTTCGTGGGGGTCCACACAAGAAGCAGCAGGGCAAGATTTGAACCCTAAGATAGTTTGGACTCCCCCAGGGAGgatttttcaattatattttaagTGCCCACTCAAGGCCCACCAGTTTACCCATCTTGTCCCACAGTGCTGCCAGTCTGATGAGGACTCTTCATCTGCTTTTAATTCCCAGGACGTTTGTATTCTCCAGATACCCCCAAGACTCCATACTGAAAAGGTATTAGGGGGTTGGGGGGCTCTGAAATGCAAGGTGGTGTGTGCGATAAAGTCCTAAAAACCCAAAAAGTGATAGTGTGAGGATAAGTGATAGTGTGAGGGGGGGTGAGATACACCAGCTAAATGACCCCCGGACCCCCATGAGCAAACTGGAGCAACTCATCAGGAAAATTTGTTAATTAGAGGGGCGTCACAAATCCGTCACCTGCACCTCTGGAACTGTCCCCAACGTAAAATTACCATCAAGTACATGGAGTGTGAAAAGGGCTCCACCTCGTGGGGAAATGCTGCAACTACAAGCCCAGCCAGCAGTGAGGGAATTGACCCAAATAAATCAAATcaacttaaaagaaagaaaaaccgaAGATGTACTCAAGTCCGTCCAGAGGTCATGGGGTGGGGAaaagggctcctcctggcggagAAATGCTGCAACTGCAGGCCAAGCAACCATCCACCcagtcaaaaataaatcaaaatatattagCAGTGCATGTACAGGCCTACTTCCGCACATGGTGGGCTTTCTCAAACTCCCAACAGGCCCACTCCAGTTCTAGCAGATGCAAGGATGATGAAATCCCCAAGGAAGGTACATTAATACAAAGATCACAACTGAAGTGCCAGCAAACCTGCAAATGTCTGCAATGGAAGTACAGGGAGTGTGAAAATGCTTCCCCCAAGTGGACAAACGCTGTAACTACAAACCCAATAACCTGTCGCCTCACCCAAATAAACAGAGAAGTAAGCTATTTACATTTAATCGACTTTCACCTCCATTGGTTGTTCTCAAACTCCTAACAGCCCAATCCAGTTCTACTGGGTGGAGGGTCTTGTCCTGGAGGGGGCGCCAGATCCACCAATGGTCATACAGTAATCGGGGGTCCTGGCTTGTCATCCTGCACCACAATTAATGTTCTACGAAGGGCATGTGTGTGAAAATGCTGCAACTACAACCTGCTCGCcccgaaataaataaataaataaatacagaaataaaaccaACTCATAAAATCCCTACAGCAATGCATTATGTGCCGTGGATGTGCTGATCCACTTCCGCCCCAAATGGCGGCTCTCAGTCTCAGCCCAGTCCAGACCTGCAGTGGTCTTGTCTTACAAAGGGCACCCGACACGTCCAGGAGTGGCCAGAAACCCAGAGGTCTGACTAAATTAGAGCTGCCACACTACGTGCCACCCATCATCTTGGGTCTGAACCCCAGACCACTGGAAGTGGCCACGATAAGACAAATAAAAGTGGAGTGTGAAAACGGCACCACCTAGCGGACAAACGGCGTAACTGCAAGGTCAGCACTCAACtgaagaaatttaaataaaatggaaatcagGCCTTAATGGGTTAACAAGCCTTGAACCCCAGTGGTGGTCCTCAGACTCAACACCATCCTTCTGAGCTCCAGTTGATGTTAAGGCCAAAGTGAACAAGAAGCCCCCAGCGTCATGAAGTTTATGCTGTTCTGAGGAGCGTCTCTTAGGCCCCTAAACCTCTTCAGTGAATCATCCTTGCGGACCCCCATAGTGAAATGGCCATCCTGCCCTCTCTGTGGCCTCTTCCCATTTCAGCAGTCGTCCTTTTGAGTATTTACTGCAACTGAGACCCCATGTTGGCTTGGCTACCAGATGGTGGGCTAGCCAATCACTCAGTAAGGACCCTCCAAATGACCACAGCCACAGCACAGAAACCCAGCTCCTTAGAGAGAATGAGGACCCCCAAACACCATGTCCACTCGAGGACCTCCCACAGCTCCACAGATGGCATTCCGACACCACGAGGAACCTTCAGGAATCACAGCGAGGCCCCCACGGTGGTCTCTCAATTTTCACTGGCCAATTGGAGGAGTCAGGGGGGCCAAATTGAGTGTGACACCTGAAGACAGGAAAACCCCCCGGGGGgttaaacatacaaataaatgaatacaaaaatgggAGGAaggaaaagtgtaaaaaaaaaaaaagtgtgcagtgCCCCccacccaaaaaataaataaaaaggacaaaACCAGAATGAAGAAGAGGCAAAAACACAAAGGAAGGAAAACACAAAGAAGAGGCAGCAGCCACCATAGAGAGTCcctttattatcatcatcatcatcatcatatcagATCTTCACAGAAGGACTACAGAGGCACTTACAGGTCATTAGGCAGACACCTGTGGAGTCACACAAGTACAACCACCAAGGGGGGGTCAACCACAACACATCGGCGGTCCCGAGAAGGGCACAGTGGCAGAAACGGGACGAGTCTGTGGGCCTCTCGGAGGGAGGAGACGGCAACACGAGGAAGAACGGCCTCCACCTGCTGGACTGCAGACCAGCGCTCACGGACCCTCGCTGACCACCACTGCCTGCATCGTGGAGTGCGGGACTGGGAATGGGCGGGGATACAgagagacatgaaaggcactatatgatagatagatagataggatatgaaaggcgctatataacagtaAGAGGCACTAGACGAGAGTTACAAGCATCCGCCACCTAGTGGAGAAAACGTACAACAGCAGGCCAGAGCTCACTGATGACCGCTGCCCGCATTGTGGGGTACGGGACCATGAGAGGGCACAGCTACTGGGGggcatttgaaacaaaaataaagacatttagcatgagagagacagagagatacacAGGCAGAAATGAAGGGCGCTATATGACAGAAAGGCAGATGTACACATAGATGAACAGAAAGGTAGCTCAACATGAAAGGCTCTATTAGTGGAGAAAAATGACAAGTACTGGCCGGGGGTCACTGCCCACCACTGGGGGGAgggggtatttaaaaaaaaataaaaaagtgtaattttatgTGAAAGAGACAAAGAGCAAGAGAAACATCGATATATGTATGAAAGACTGGTGGGTGAAGAGATAGAAAGGAAAGATGGATAGAGAGAAGCCgacatgtaaggcactatataacacacagGTACACTGACATGAAAGGCACTGTTTGAGCCTGATGAGTATCTGCCACCTGGTGGAGAAACGTAACAACTGCAGGCCAGACGTCACCGGCACTCCGTGTCCCTCCGTGTCACTCCGTGTCCCTCCGTGTCCCTCCGTGTCCCTCCCTGCCTGCATTGTGCAGTACAGAACTGTAGAAAGGCAGCGCTGCGGAGCTTGATTTGAAGTAAacgcacatatactgtatgtatgtatgtatgtataaaaatatgaGAGCGAGAGAAATACAGctagacatgaaaggcgctatatgatagatatgagaGGTACTacattacagacagacagacagacagacagacagacagacagacagacagataggaaaggcactatattatagatagatagatacattgaTAATCCTGGTCAAAGTCACAGAGCACACATGGCACAAACCAAGAGCAGCTGAGATGCCAGTC
This genomic window from Polypterus senegalus isolate Bchr_013 chromosome 12, ASM1683550v1, whole genome shotgun sequence contains:
- the LOC120541145 gene encoding transmembrane emp24 domain-containing protein 1-like; protein product: MVWEGSAGLYVRALCAALYVALAASFTQPRDSEFTFILPAGRIECFYQKTEKNVSMEVEYQVIAGAGMDVDFTISSPQGVLLYSDFRRSDGMHTIDSTDEGDYQICFDNTFSKFSEKMVFFEVIFDSPQESQDDWSQMVPPEELLDYKLEDIRESIESTWNRLERSVQIQTVLRAFEARDRNLQEDNLWRVTFWSATNMLVLVIVALVQVYMLRSLFDDKRRVRT